In a genomic window of Sebaldella sp. S0638:
- a CDS encoding TonB-dependent receptor produces the protein MLRKIVIFVLLAAVTSLVTATEDIIVKGEIRLDENITTATGFQSTVKEQVKNVTVISKEDIEKKGYKNLQEVLKDAPGISFVDVGFGGSIDIRGQGTEGVSKVKVMVDGVTMNLLDTSHGATPINSIGISNIERIEIIPGGGAVLYGNGTVGGVVNIITKAPEETGGSAAIEYGSHYDKNASIYTGFKVTDQLFLNFDFSGRDARTYRDKEKFKNNYWAGGLTYKITSNQSLTLKASRFTEDRTASSSITKKQMEEDRQQAGSSLTDYEEKRTEFTLNYGINVLENLRLEATGYLQDKKTTLKMNNKGVMTYTTDGLFEDKKKGINFKGKYDYSKGEVIFGYNFLENDMLRGSHSYFPNGKTMSRAVVDLSKTTNSLYILEKHNILENLQLIGGFREEWASYKINRTDGKFIIDSDKNENNSAWELGLNYLYRDTGNVYIRYEHGFLSPAPAQLTNKSPLRGYYLNDLKSETYNTFEIGMKDVVMGSYVSATMYYTNTDDEISQVFSAERGGGWEFYNLDKTRRYGMELFSEQYFGKLVISESLSYINAKITAGPEKGEKIPYVPEVKATLGLSYEIIKNLNTGINLNYFSSTEDSRGVKIDTYSTTDLVVKYGFDNGIHLIAGVNNLFNKKYNEYQNTNRAGITNYIPADEINYYIGLKYEF, from the coding sequence ATGTTAAGAAAAATTGTAATTTTTGTTCTGCTGGCAGCTGTGACATCTTTAGTTACTGCGACTGAAGATATAATAGTAAAAGGAGAGATCAGACTGGATGAAAATATAACAACTGCAACAGGTTTTCAAAGTACAGTGAAAGAGCAGGTAAAAAATGTTACTGTAATTTCAAAAGAGGACATTGAAAAGAAAGGGTATAAAAATCTGCAGGAAGTGCTGAAAGATGCACCGGGAATTAGTTTTGTAGATGTCGGCTTCGGAGGGAGTATTGATATCCGGGGTCAGGGAACCGAGGGAGTATCAAAGGTAAAAGTCATGGTTGACGGAGTAACAATGAATCTTCTTGATACATCACATGGTGCAACTCCAATTAATTCAATAGGAATTTCTAATATAGAGAGAATTGAGATAATACCGGGAGGAGGTGCGGTATTATATGGAAATGGAACTGTGGGAGGTGTCGTAAATATTATAACCAAAGCTCCGGAAGAAACAGGCGGTTCGGCAGCAATAGAGTATGGTTCACATTATGACAAAAATGCCAGTATTTATACAGGGTTTAAGGTGACAGACCAGCTGTTTTTAAATTTTGACTTCAGCGGAAGAGATGCACGTACATATAGAGATAAGGAAAAATTTAAAAACAATTATTGGGCAGGCGGACTTACTTACAAAATTACGAGTAATCAGTCTCTTACATTAAAAGCAAGCCGTTTCACAGAGGACAGGACAGCTTCAAGTTCCATTACTAAAAAACAAATGGAAGAAGACAGACAGCAGGCGGGGTCTTCTCTAACAGATTATGAAGAAAAAAGAACGGAATTTACTTTAAATTATGGGATTAATGTATTGGAAAATCTAAGGTTAGAAGCTACCGGTTATCTTCAGGATAAAAAAACAACATTAAAAATGAACAATAAAGGAGTTATGACTTATACAACAGATGGTTTATTTGAAGATAAGAAAAAGGGAATAAATTTTAAAGGAAAGTATGATTATTCAAAAGGAGAAGTGATATTTGGGTATAATTTTCTTGAAAATGACATGTTAAGAGGAAGCCATTCATATTTTCCAAATGGGAAAACAATGAGCAGGGCAGTTGTAGATCTGAGTAAAACTACAAACAGCCTTTATATTCTTGAAAAGCACAATATTTTGGAAAATTTACAGCTGATTGGAGGATTCAGGGAAGAATGGGCATCTTATAAAATAAACAGGACAGATGGGAAATTTATTATAGATTCTGATAAAAATGAAAATAATAGTGCCTGGGAGCTGGGGCTGAATTATTTATACAGAGATACGGGAAATGTTTACATCAGATATGAACACGGATTCTTGTCACCTGCCCCTGCCCAGCTGACAAATAAATCCCCTTTAAGAGGTTACTATCTGAATGATTTAAAATCTGAAACTTATAATACTTTTGAGATAGGAATGAAGGATGTAGTAATGGGTTCATATGTGAGTGCGACAATGTATTATACAAATACAGACGATGAAATTTCACAGGTATTTTCTGCGGAACGCGGCGGTGGCTGGGAATTTTATAATCTGGATAAAACAAGAAGATATGGTATGGAATTATTTTCAGAACAATACTTTGGAAAATTAGTAATAAGTGAATCACTATCATATATAAATGCAAAAATTACTGCCGGACCGGAAAAAGGAGAAAAAATTCCGTATGTGCCGGAAGTAAAAGCAACACTCGGACTATCATATGAGATTATAAAAAACTTAAATACTGGAATTAATCTAAATTACTTCAGCAGTACCGAAGACAGCAGGGGAGTAAAAATAGATACTTACAGTACAACAGATTTAGTTGTTAAATATGGATTTGATAATGGAATACATTTAATAGCAGGAGTGAACAATCTTTTTAATAAAAAATATAATGAATATCAAAATACAAACAGGGCGGGTATAACAAACTATATACCTGCTGATGAAATTAATTATTACATAGGCTTAAAATATGAATTTTAA
- a CDS encoding ABC transporter substrate-binding protein, with protein MKAKGEILKLFVIKNLADGMDEERPILTAEYILYENPDFLLIGMGATSAENFILENPQLAGIKALRNKNIIKTDSCSLMRGSPGIIDEMSKLYSEMKKLINSSIFR; from the coding sequence ATTAAAGCGAAAGGAGAAATACTAAAATTATTCGTAATAAAAAATCTGGCTGATGGTATGGACGAAGAAAGACCAATCTTAACCGCCGAATATATTTTATATGAAAATCCTGACTTTCTCCTGATAGGAATGGGTGCAACATCAGCAGAAAATTTTATTTTGGAAAATCCACAGCTGGCAGGAATCAAAGCTCTTAGAAATAAGAATATTATAAAAACAGATTCATGTTCGCTTATGAGAGGTTCTCCCGGAATAATAGATGAAATGTCAAAATTATATAGTGAAATGAAAAAATTGATTAACTCCAGTATTTTTAGATAG